One Aegilops tauschii subsp. strangulata cultivar AL8/78 chromosome 7, Aet v6.0, whole genome shotgun sequence genomic window carries:
- the LOC109753114 gene encoding protein NDL1, whose protein sequence is MGDSGGSVVSIDVERISFGGKEHHIETKHGPVSVAVYGDHDKHALITYPDVALNHMSCFQGLLFCPEAASLLLHNFCIYHISPPGHELGATPILPNSPVASVDELADQVAEVLDFFGLGSVMCLGVSAGAYILTLFATKYRERVLGLILVSPLCRTPSWTEWFYNKVMSNLLYYYGMCDMVKDCLLQRYFGKRVRGGSAVPESDIMQACRSFLDQRQSMNIWRFIQTINQRHDLTESLKQLQCRTLIFVGENSQFHTEAVHMTAKLDKRYSALVEVQACGSVVTEEQPHAMLIPMEYFLMGYGLFRPSHVSSSPRSPLNPFCISPELLSPESMGVKLKPIKTRANLRV, encoded by the exons ATGGGCGACTCTGGCGGCTCCGTCGTGTCTATTGACGTCGAGCGCATCTCCTTCGGCGGGAAG GAACATCATATAGAAACAAAACATGGACCTGTATCTGTTGCTGTGTATGGTGACCATGATAAGCATGCCCTTATTACTTATCCAGATGTTGCTTTGAACC ATATGTCTTGCTTCCAAGGACTACTATTCTGCCCAGAGGCTGCCTCACTGCTGCTCCATAATTTTTGCATTTACCATATAAGCCCCCCTGGACATGAG TTAGGAGCCACTCCGATTTTACCAAACAGTCCTGTGGCATCAGTTGATGAGTTAGCGGATCAGGTTGCAGAAGTACTTGATTTCTTTGG ATTGGGTTCTGTTATGTGCTTAGGTGTCAGTGCTGGTGCATACATTCTTACTCTCTTCGCA ACAAAGTATAGGGAGCGTGTGCTCGGTCTTATCCTCGTTTCACCTCTATGTAGAACTCCCTCATGGACTGAGTGGTTTTATAATAAG GTGATGTCGAATTTGTTGTATTATTACGGGATGTGTGACATGGTGAAGGACTGTTTGTTGCAGCGTTACTTTGGCAAG AGAGTGCGAGGAGGCTCTGCTGTACCAGAATCTGATATTATGCAGGCGTGTAGAAGT TTCCTAGATCAACGGCAAAGCATGAATATATGGCGGTTTATCCAAACAATCAATCA GAGACATGACTTGACAGAAAGCCTGAAGCAGCTGCAGTGCAGAACTCTGATATTTGTCGGTGAGAACTCGCAGTTCCACACTGAAGCTGTTCACATGACTGCAAAGCTTgataagagatacagtgccctcGTTGAG GTGCAAGCATGTGGGTCCGTCGTGACGGAGGAGCAGCCGCACGCGATGCTGATACCAATGGAGTACTTCCTCATGGGATACGGCCTGTTCAGGCCGAGCCATGTAAGCTCCAGCCCTCGCAGCCCTTTGAACCCGTTCTGCATATCGCCGGAGCTCCTCTCGCCCGAGAGCATGGGTGTGAAGCTGAAGCCGATCAAGACGCGGGCCAATCTCAGAGTGTAG